From the Ammospiza caudacuta isolate bAmmCau1 chromosome 1, bAmmCau1.pri, whole genome shotgun sequence genome, the window CTACACCCTTATGCCTTGGTTTTCATGGGAAGAAAAAACATGAACTATGCACTGTCTGTTTATAGTGAAATATAGTGATGCAATCATTGTGATGATTCCCATACCAGTGTATAACCTTATGACAGATTTACTGTCTGCCATTTTATCTTCCTAATGTTCTTACTAAGGTTCTTCCATTCTTTAAAGAAGGTGGGGGGGGTAAAAGGTCAACGGTAAAATTCCATTTATAGAAACAAGAAGAGGCTGCTTTTGGTGTTTGGCTTGAGGGAGTTTGCATTCCCATTCTACTTTTGGATTTTCTCTTTTACGAAGGACCTCTCTGACCCAGGAAGTAGTGCAAGATCATTGGAACTATGCTGATAAAATGCAATGGAGTTATGAAAAATGCCAGCTTCAATAGTAAAAACGGCATAGCATAAAGCTTGATTGCTATATAATGTACCTTACACTGGCTTATATTTATGCATGATGCCCACAACCTAGGTAGTTTCAGAACTGGAATCTCCAAATGTACAGtaattaaaatatgtatttatatgaATAATTACACACCACTGCAGGgaggtgggcacagggaagTGCTTCACCCCCATTTCAGGTTGTAACTTTGAAATGACATACAGGCAGAATTTTTCAAATTTGCCAAAGAGACTGGAGGGAGGGGGAAAGCTCCACCTGAGCGTTCCCTGGCTGGGAGGGGGTCAGGCACGGGCAGCTCTCCTTGGTGCTCCAGCTCTGAGCCTCTCCCGTGTGTTGGGCAGCGGCTGCTCCAGCGTAGCGACACGTCCTGTGCCTTCACAGCAGGGCAAGGCACAGGGTGTATTGTAGCACCTGACCCAGGCTTTATGCATCATGGAAGTGCTCTGCCATCTGCAAGGGACTAGCTCCTAATTCACCATCACAGCTGAGAGCTGGTGCCTGAAATGCAGGGAGAGCGTTTCCGTGATGCCTGCTTACCGAGTCAGCGGGAGGGAGGAGGTGTGACTGCAGTACTTTAAATGAACAAGATACATGCACACTGTTGTAGACTGTGTAAACAGTCTGCATATAAAATAGAATGGTATTGTCTATGTATTACAAAGGTCACAAGAAGTGCTAGTTTCCATCACATAGACTTTGTATATCTGCAAAGAACAAACCTGTTATGAGTGTTTTTAAATCTTGGCTGAAGAAATTGTGTTTAGTAAGAGCacttttttcaattttatttctatcCAGTTTGACTAAGCTATGAATAGTTAAATGGGTTGTATGAGAAGGTGGAATTTTCATCTGTGGTAAAATTTGTTTCAGTGACTGGTGAAAATAGTTTAATTGCCTTTCAAGTACAGCTTATTCTAACTTGTGATTGTTTTGCTGCtggttggtttggttgttttttttccatcttgctAAGTAAGGTTTGAGTGACCTAATTGTGTTGTTGGAAGAAGTGTTAGGTAAAAGACTTCATTAGCTGAATTCAATAGTTACTTGGTTGATATTTTCATTCCAGTATTCACAGTATAAGAGATTACTCTTGCATACtagttcattttttattttgttttgggtttggttttttgggttacATCAGTCCAGAATAATACACATTTCTGGAGGATCCTATTCAGTCCCATTCTACTTCATCTTGCCAGAAAGCAGCTTCCTCATATTTTCTCTTAGTAAGTGTACGTTCTTAACAAAAATAATCAATAGGGAAATTATATTTTCctaatttaaacattttagtCAGCAAATCAAATGCTCAGTTTAATATGGCTGAATACTGAACCCACTGAACGTGAATGCACGTTCTAAACAGAAGTGCATGGTTTACCATAgttctgtatttcagtttggCTTTCTGGCAGATCCATGAATGGATTTGGGTGGGATCTGTAAAGTGCTGAGTACAGTACAACTGTTACAAAACCTACTTTATTTGATTGCTTTAACTCTTGGTGTTTATCCTTCATATGACACATAAATGTTTCTCTTCATAAGTCTATTTATTAAtgttctgtgtttttaaattgTGTGTTCGTTCATGTGTTGGACGTGATTAATTTTTTCACCATTGCATTTATTATGTTTGCCTTGCCCCTCAGTACATGGGATATTTGTTTGCAACCATCCAGTGAGGTGTTTTTTTTGCCAGCATTCCTTGATTTGTTTGCCTCTTACTTTTTAtattatgtttattttaaagtgtcagttctattttaattaataaatgtaAATCACCACCTAATGCTAATTTGGCACTTGTTAACAATAAAGCAAATATGCCAATAAAGCTTCTTGTGATGTGCAATTTTTTGTAGTCAAATGTAAAATTATCTTCTATAACATAGCATACAGGTAGGTAATATAATTTCAGTTGTATTGTGATGTCTGATCTCAGGTACAAAAAGAATAGGGGTTTTAATTGAGTGAGATGAGATTTGAATTCCTAAGTCACCTTGAAAAACATACCAGATATTTTAATCAGTGTGATCTGCTTATATAAAGTTAACCCTCTATCTCCTCTATTTCCCCAGCTATACTGAGAATTTACTTTATGTAGAGCCCATCACTATGACATCTttggtatttcttttttttcttttttttcttcttcttaatAATAAAACTGTAAGGGATAGTTAGCTTGATCTGGGTTTGTTCTCCTTCATGACATTAGAGCACTGTTGTATTGAtgaaattattaagaaaaaaaggaaagttgtttatatttttcttcagaagttCATTTATATGAGCAAAAATTTCAATAAGGGTTtggattgctttttttttttttttgctaaatatGGATGAATAGAGATCAATGCCTCTTATAATTCTTCTTTTAGGGGAAACTTCCTTCTACTGAGCTCTTTAATGTACTTGGAGAGATATAGATTTGAAGGGTAGATTGTTCAGTGGAAAAGGAACTGACTGAATGGATTCAGCTGGAAAGTTGTGGTCAATGTGTCTATGTCCAGGTGGAGGCTGGTATCGAGCGCTGTCCCTCAGGACTCTTGTTTTAAAACTCTTGTTTTGGTGCTCTTTTAGTATCTTCATCAATGACACAGTGAGATTGAGTGCACCCTGAGCAAGCTGAAGGACAGGATGCCATCCAAAGGGACTGGAGTGCCATGACTTCTCGAATATCATGGATAGTGACTTGGACACTTCCTCTGCCAGTTCCCTCAGAACCCACAGGTGTATTACATCAGGTCCCATGGACTTGTGCAGGTTCTTTAGATGGTCTCAAACCTGAACCTCTTGCAACAACattgtgaaaatcctttccatTTAAATacctctatttttatttatccttGACactttcccaaaaattccatgtACTTCAAAATCATGGTTTTGACCTACTCATTTCTTTTCTGTGGCCAAATAAGTAACTAAATGCATAAGTGAAGGTGGCAGGGAGGTAGGCATGATGGTGATGATACCATGCACAGTTTTCATTCCTTTGCCAGTTGCTGAAAAGCGCTTTAGTGCCACATTTGTAAGTTCAGGAAACCTGAGGAAGTTCTCAAATTGAAGGAACAAATCAAAGAGCACAAATCAATGCATTTAGCAGTTAATGTTTACATGTAAGCGGTGACAACAGGAAATTTGGCAACAAAAATCAGGCAGGATATTCATTAAGAGAAGTAATCAGAAGAAATCCACAATTTCATAATCACTTCATTTAAATTTCTGCTCTGGATCTACCCTTGGTCTTTGGCCCAGGGTAGGCCTGGAATTGCTTTATTTCTCTCAAGACTTTAAGTTGTGGACTGCTGCTTAAGTAACTTAAACTGACTGACCTTTCAGTTTTGTAGTAGCTAATACTGCAtctgtgtatttttgttttaactcACACTGCTCTTTGCTTGCCAAATGGTTATTAGGAAATAAGTGCTGGCTTTCAGCTGTTGTTGAATTTCcaaaaaaatagcaaaacaaCTGTTCTTCAGTCTCGGAGACCAACTGAATCCGCAGTCTCCTGGGTCCTCTttcagaagaaaggatttccagTGAAGTCCTTACAATTGCGGTTACATTCTCTTTATCTGCAGTTGATACTGGGAAATGTTTCCCTGTTCCATAAAAGATTTATGGGTTGGGGTTGGTTTCAGTTTTTTAAGGTGTTTGGAGCAAGTTGCTATCTCTTACACAAAGAGCTAGAGGACATGTGAAATTCTCAGTCACAGTTTACAAAGCTACCACTCCTGCCTCATAGTCACCATAAATACATGGGGGGTTGGAGAGGGTGTATTTCAGGAAAGCATGGCATGCTTTGCTCTTAACCTCTTCCCTCTCAGATTCAGTACAGCAATCTTATTCCAGTAAAATACATAAACTAGTGCTGTTTACAATCAACTGAGCAAACGTGTCTGTGAAGCACATCCTACTGGTTTTTAGGGTGTTTGTTCTGAATACCAACATTTTTACAGAAtagttttacagaaaaattcTTTTAGCACGGACAAAACAATTTATGTTAGTTTACTTCAAACCAGGAAACAACAGGCTGACTAAactaaagctttcctgaagctTTATATACTTTCCTGAAGCTTTTAATACTTCCTTGGACTGAAGTATTCAGTCCAAGGCAGGTATGAAAATGTTTACCTAAATTGGGCAGGTTACAAGCAGCTAAGAAATGGGTATTTCAGGATGAGAATTTGAAGCTGGGCTTCAAATGACTGACTATCTCTGAATAAAACCTAAAAAACGAGTAATGGTAGTCAAAAAGTGAACAGCCCAATTTCATAgaagacaaatattttattaccaAAGGAGTTATATCAAAGTAAGAAACTGCAAAAGTGTAATAACTATAAAAATACTTCtatttattcaaaataaaatatgagcATTTTATTAGTTAAATGCCAATATATTATTCTCTGACAATATTCACATATTTTAAGTCATGTTTGCCTAACATCTTAAAACATGTTacataaaatatttgcatataaGAAATCACAATCTGAAGCTAAGGAATTCTAGCTCCTCCTGCAGCTAACACTGGGTTGATAAAATGAATGAGTGTAGTGCTGTTTCCAGTCAACTGAACAACTTACATTCAggcatctttttcttcttccacagGATTCAGTCTTgcctgtgcttcagccagcagAGGCATGCTGCATCTCTCAAAAGTCAGTACCCTTCTTCAGTTTTTCAAAAAGCTAactttttccctgtttttccaaACCGAAATCAGTTAGCAGACTCATCGGACCCACACCAAAACCACTTCTGTGTCAGGAGAACATATCCAAGATAATCTGCTGCTTTGGTAAATTGTTACTTTTGGTCCTTGGTGTGTTTTGCATGGATATAAAGAAACCAGCTATTTTTTcatactctttttttcttcacctgcagattccatgatttttttgTAAAATCCAGTAGACATGTAAGTGGCTGCTTTCATATGACAGTACTATAAAGTTACTCAAAGAATCGGAAAATTCAGGGTAGTTTCCAGAGCACAAAACGTGGACACAGACTTCTGCAGAGttctttttttcaaatgctGGTCTTCTATTTCCACTTCTCGGACTTCAGCAGCTTGGTTCAGCCATTTCTGTTTCTGTCATCTCCAGGAACAAGGTACAGTAGCCTCCCATCAGAATTCTGGCATAAAGTGTTCATATAAGCGAGCAAGTTTACTTGAAGAATGCATATAAAATGCAAAGGTACCAAGTAATGCCACTTTGAAAGAAAAGAGCAGGATTCACCTGGAATCacctggaaattattttttcaaatttattccAGCAGGATCGAAGGCTagatatattttctttcagttcacAAACTTCTTGGTTACATTTCTTTTTGGACTGTTCACCTGTCTCTGTATCTTCTAAACTAAATACATCTGAGCAAACCTGAAAGAGAACAGATTGAATTGTTATCTGAGAACTGCTTATTCTATTTTTGTAGCCACCTTTCAAAGCAAACCAATTGCTTTACACCTGAGTACTGGAGAGACCCTGCCCATGGGACTGTGAGAATGTGGCTTTAACTCAGAGCAAATAAGGACATCTGAAACAAGCGTGTCCAACCGAGAACATGTACATCCTCCATCACAGATTAAAATTTATCCTCCATTGTCTGAAGGactgagaaaattaatttgtgaGCTAAACTTTGACTGTATGTGTCAAGACCAATGGAACAAGACAGAACAGTTCCAGGGGCTGATGCTGTGCTCTAATGTTCAAGATCTCAGCCAGACAAAACTACTGTAGTTCTTGTTCATATTCAATGACTgctcatatttttttttctaaattactttaattaaaattaaatctttaaataaaagcaggaaTCCATAAGGTTAGGCAGAAGTTGCAAGGGTGACACTGACTTCTGTGACTTGACTGGGATACCTTTAAAGTAAGGCAAATGTTGGATTCACCAGAGGTGACAAAGCAAAATATAAAACACCAACATTTCTTTGAAGATCGTGTCCCAGGCTGTCTCTCTACTTcaaagagaaaagtaaaaagctAAATGAAGCCTTCAATCCATCTGATTAAACATTATATTTTTGGTGCCTATGAGGAGACTTTTTGATGCTGGTTAATATTTTTGTGTTCAACAGGTAACACTGAGCCACACTTAAAAGAACATTCTTCCTTTGCTACAGCAGTCGGTAGAACGCTGTGCTACATTTAAGTAGCACCTCAAAAAGAAGATTCTGCCTAAGACTAAAAACCTAAATATTATCATACCCAATTGTTCTTGTTGAATTTGAGAGATTGTGGTTAAAATAAAGACCAAAGATATTACAGAAAAGAGAGAATCTCACCCTAATTGTTTGTTGAGAGAAACCAAATTAAACATTACTCTTAGAGTTAGTGAGAAGTTACAACTCTGACAATACTCCAGAGAAGTTTAAATGCCTTCTTTTCACAGGTCTGGTCCTTGTCTCTCACTGGAGAATTAGTTAGTGAAATTCAGTTCACCACTGGACCAGAGCAAGTATCTTCACCATAGACCTCCAGGTGATTTTCTGAGTCTTTGCACTGGGCTTAATGTCTATTACAAGACAAATATTATACAGAGGAAACTTCCTTTGGCATGGAACATGTGCAAGATGGTTGTATCTTTTAGAGGCAGATGTGTTGAAGAGCAGTCTGTGTTGAAGAGCTCTAGAAAATAAGGCAAGTAGTTAAACTATTACTCACTAAAGTTGAGTACAactcaccttttcttttttacgTCTTTCACATTTACACTGTAGAACTTGTAATGTCCCACATGAGACAAATGCTGCTTTCTGTCTAAAGGCTTTGTTGATCCTCTGCTTATAAAAGAACCTGAGCATGTTGCACGCCATGCTCTGTAGTGATTCTATTTCCTGTCAAGAGAGCAAGGAAAGTATGTCCTGAAAAGTTTGTGCACCATTAATTATTTGTAATGTTGGTCtatctttaaaaaaccccaaactctccATCAATTACTATTGGTTTCTCTTGTTTTCATAGTATACATCTTTTTCAATAAAATACATAAGTAATCTGACTTACCTGCCATCTTTTTGAGATAtttaaagcagcattttttaGTAGTAATAATAGTAGCATAAGTATGTTAGGGAGAAATCACAGCTGTAATCAAATCAATTGATGCAGTTAGGAAAACAAATGATTTATGCAGCCAGTCCTTTTACCAAGTCGTGAAAACATCTGTAG encodes:
- the IL7 gene encoding interleukin-7, with translation MFHAFFRSTLPVLPLLLVLSPVNASTCAMGNKTTEIRVKYENILSHDINELVNMSAENYDWCCKKKKYENIKVFFCNDTEEIESLQSMACNMLRFFYKQRINKAFRQKAAFVSCGTLQVLQCKCERRKKEKVCSDVFSLEDTETGEQSKKKCNQEVCELKENISSLRSCWNKFEKIISR